A single genomic interval of Nitratidesulfovibrio sp. SRB-5 harbors:
- a CDS encoding ATP-binding cassette domain-containing protein, translating into MSGREDKGVSRMSPGSREHNTPADDAHAAVAGGMAGGAASEARPEEIHPEAPHTEGPCTGVLCTRCHVPLYQLEGVVRRHGERTVLDVPRLDIATGGITGVVGPNGGGKSTLLRLLALLDAPCRGEVRFAGEAVGPLSSARTADLRRSVTLLLQEPYLLRRSVYENVAFGLTMRGVRDTADAVRGALELVALDPDVFLRRRWFELSGGEAQRVALAARLAFSPRVLLMDEPTASLDEDSAARIADAARAVAGRGTTVIVVSHDRDWLEPLAGRILKVRRGQVEG; encoded by the coding sequence ATGAGCGGACGCGAGGACAAGGGCGTGTCCCGGATGTCTCCCGGCAGCCGCGAGCATAATACCCCCGCCGATGATGCACATGCGGCGGTGGCGGGTGGCATGGCGGGCGGTGCCGCCAGCGAAGCGCGTCCCGAGGAAATCCACCCTGAGGCGCCGCACACCGAAGGGCCGTGTACCGGCGTGCTCTGCACCCGCTGCCACGTGCCGCTTTATCAGCTGGAGGGCGTGGTGCGCCGCCACGGCGAACGGACCGTGCTCGACGTGCCCCGGCTGGACATCGCCACCGGGGGCATCACCGGGGTGGTGGGCCCCAATGGCGGCGGCAAGTCCACGCTGTTGCGCCTGCTAGCCTTGCTGGACGCTCCCTGTCGGGGCGAGGTGCGCTTTGCGGGCGAGGCCGTGGGGCCGCTGTCCTCCGCGCGCACGGCGGACCTGCGCCGCTCGGTGACCCTGCTGCTGCAGGAACCCTACCTGCTGCGCCGCAGCGTGTACGAGAACGTGGCCTTCGGCCTGACCATGCGCGGCGTGCGCGATACGGCGGACGCCGTGCGCGGCGCGCTGGAACTGGTGGCCCTGGACCCGGACGTGTTCCTGCGCCGCCGCTGGTTCGAACTTTCCGGGGGCGAGGCCCAGCGCGTGGCCCTGGCCGCCCGGCTGGCCTTTTCGCCGCGCGTGCTGCTGATGGACGAACCCACGGCCAGTCTGGACGAGGACAGCGCCGCGCGCATTGCCGACGCCGCCCGCGCCGTGGCCGGGCGCGGCACCACGGTCATCGTGGTCTCCCACGACCGCGACTGGCTGGAGCCGCTGGCGGGCCGCATCCTGAAGGTGCGGCGGGGGCAGGTGGAAGGATAG
- the acs gene encoding acetate--CoA ligase, translating into MPFTGGTIDALLREERVFRPLPQVVAGAVVNPQDVARARARAAADPDGYWEEAAEELEWFRRWDAVHDGSNAPFHRWFTGARCNIVHNALDRHIETGTKNRLALIWEGESGDTRSFTYYQLYREVNRLANALRGLGVGKGDRVIIYMPPLPETVFAMLAAAKIGAVHSTVFGGFSARSLRDRMEDARPAVIVTVDGFYRNGRVIPLKPIADEAVATLPPDLAAGVRHMVVVHRAHVETPMTEGRDIWYHDAVRGQHHEALTEIMDSTDPLFLLYTSGTTGKPKGHVHAHGGYMVGVHRTMRWVFDVKPTDIFWCTAEPGWITGHSYVVYGPLMAGTTTVLYEGHPLYPEPGRVWSMVERLGITILYTAPTLVRMLMRHGAQHVARHDLTTLRLLGTVGEPISPEAWLWFHRHVGRGRCPVLDTWWQTETGMIMLSPLPVSLLKPGSVTRPLPGIEADVVDEHGKPVGPGHGGLLVLQRPWPAMSCGVYNDDESYRRLYWERFPGWYCTGDVARRDEDGYFWIQGRADDVLLIAGHRIGTAEMEAALASHRSVAECAVIGVPDALRGEVAKAFVVLVDDHPPLGTMVNADDLAAELVEHVRRELGPVAVIREVSFREGLPRNRSGKIMRRVLRSEELGRDTGDLSTLEDGYV; encoded by the coding sequence ATGCCCTTTACCGGCGGCACCATAGACGCCCTGCTGCGCGAGGAACGCGTGTTCCGCCCCCTGCCCCAGGTGGTGGCCGGGGCTGTGGTCAATCCGCAGGACGTGGCCCGCGCCCGCGCCCGCGCCGCCGCCGACCCCGACGGCTACTGGGAAGAGGCGGCGGAAGAACTGGAGTGGTTCCGCCGCTGGGACGCAGTGCACGACGGCAGCAACGCCCCCTTCCACCGCTGGTTCACCGGCGCGCGCTGCAACATCGTGCACAACGCGCTGGACCGGCACATCGAAACCGGCACCAAGAACCGCCTGGCCCTGATCTGGGAAGGCGAATCCGGCGACACGCGCAGCTTCACCTACTATCAGCTATACCGCGAGGTGAACCGCCTGGCCAACGCGCTGCGCGGCCTGGGCGTGGGCAAGGGCGACCGGGTGATCATCTACATGCCGCCCCTGCCGGAAACGGTGTTCGCCATGCTGGCCGCCGCCAAGATCGGCGCGGTGCATTCCACGGTGTTCGGCGGCTTTTCCGCCCGTTCGCTGCGCGACCGCATGGAGGACGCCCGCCCCGCCGTCATCGTCACGGTGGACGGCTTCTACCGCAATGGCCGGGTCATCCCGCTGAAACCCATTGCCGACGAGGCCGTGGCCACCCTGCCGCCCGACCTTGCCGCCGGGGTGCGCCACATGGTGGTGGTGCACCGCGCCCACGTGGAAACCCCCATGACCGAAGGGCGCGACATCTGGTACCACGATGCCGTGCGCGGCCAGCACCACGAGGCGCTTACCGAAATCATGGACAGCACCGACCCGCTGTTCCTGCTGTACACCTCCGGCACCACGGGCAAGCCCAAGGGCCACGTGCACGCCCACGGCGGCTACATGGTGGGGGTGCACCGCACCATGCGCTGGGTGTTCGACGTGAAGCCCACGGACATCTTCTGGTGCACGGCGGAACCGGGCTGGATCACCGGGCACAGCTACGTGGTGTACGGGCCGCTCATGGCGGGCACCACCACGGTGCTGTACGAAGGGCACCCCCTGTACCCGGAACCGGGGCGGGTGTGGTCCATGGTGGAACGCCTGGGCATCACCATCCTGTACACCGCGCCCACCCTGGTGCGCATGCTGATGCGCCACGGCGCCCAGCACGTGGCCCGGCACGACCTGACCACCCTGCGCCTGCTGGGCACGGTGGGCGAACCCATCAGCCCGGAAGCGTGGCTGTGGTTCCACCGCCACGTGGGACGCGGGCGCTGCCCGGTGCTGGACACCTGGTGGCAGACGGAGACGGGCATGATCATGCTCAGCCCCCTGCCCGTGTCGCTGCTGAAGCCCGGTTCGGTCACCCGCCCGTTGCCCGGCATCGAGGCCGACGTGGTGGACGAACACGGCAAGCCCGTGGGGCCGGGGCACGGCGGCCTGCTGGTTCTGCAACGCCCATGGCCCGCCATGTCGTGCGGGGTGTACAACGACGACGAAAGCTATCGCCGCCTGTACTGGGAACGCTTTCCCGGCTGGTACTGCACCGGCGACGTGGCCCGCCGCGACGAGGACGGCTACTTCTGGATCCAGGGCCGGGCCGACGACGTGCTGCTCATCGCCGGGCACCGCATCGGCACGGCGGAGATGGAGGCGGCGCTGGCCTCGCACCGCTCGGTGGCGGAATGCGCGGTCATCGGCGTGCCCGACGCCCTGCGCGGCGAGGTGGCCAAGGCCTTCGTGGTGCTGGTGGACGACCACCCGCCGCTGGGCACCATGGTCAATGCCGACGACCTGGCCGCCGAACTGGTGGAACACGTGCGGCGCGAGCTGGGGCCGGTGGCGGTGATCCGCGAGGTGTCCTTCCGCGAGGGGCTGCCCCGCAACCGCAGCGGCAAGATCATGCGCCGGGTACTGCGCAGCGAGGAGTTGGGCAGGGATACGGGGGATTTGTCAACGCTGGAAGACGGCTACGTGTAG
- a CDS encoding LytR/AlgR family response regulator transcription factor, whose amino-acid sequence MTRLNTLLAHPDPEVRQRLRRMLASVPFLRVLGEAVDGEEAWALLDALPYGVFFTGVDLGGETSGMELARRLLGRRDRPALVFIAGDEKLAFEAFDLDATDYLIFPCPDERFQRTVGRLDQFRANFRLAPEPAARWREPHQAQPPQQPQADQPAPQPAGGPAPSQATPALAAPSAVRAAIASGDIEPLGSWQDGWHEEWRDDGHAPGNPEDGPPVQTLQLALGDEEQDSFLSALGSAWDYTSRFRPVEIGKLAITQDGTTILVPYNEIVFVEAYEDYSYVHTSTDKYLTSYRLKVLEGRLRPHRFFRVHRKYLVNLDMVTEIASVPGGNCMLRTMGRTRIELPISRRRLGELKEILGL is encoded by the coding sequence ATGACGCGCCTGAACACCCTGCTCGCCCACCCCGACCCGGAAGTGCGCCAACGCCTGCGCCGCATGCTGGCGTCCGTGCCCTTCCTGCGCGTGCTGGGCGAGGCCGTGGACGGCGAGGAGGCCTGGGCCCTGCTCGACGCCCTGCCCTACGGGGTGTTCTTCACCGGCGTGGACCTTGGCGGCGAAACCTCGGGTATGGAACTGGCCCGCCGCCTGCTGGGCCGCCGCGACCGCCCGGCGCTGGTGTTCATTGCCGGGGACGAGAAGCTGGCCTTCGAGGCCTTCGATCTGGACGCCACCGACTACCTCATCTTTCCCTGCCCGGACGAACGCTTTCAGCGCACCGTGGGACGGCTGGACCAGTTCCGCGCCAACTTCCGGCTGGCCCCGGAACCGGCGGCCCGCTGGCGCGAACCGCATCAGGCCCAGCCCCCCCAGCAGCCGCAGGCCGACCAGCCCGCGCCGCAGCCTGCGGGCGGTCCCGCACCATCGCAGGCCACCCCGGCCCTTGCTGCCCCGTCAGCCGTGCGCGCGGCCATCGCTTCCGGCGACATCGAACCGCTGGGCAGTTGGCAGGACGGCTGGCACGAAGAATGGCGCGATGACGGGCATGCCCCCGGCAATCCGGAGGACGGCCCCCCGGTCCAGACCCTGCAACTGGCGCTGGGCGACGAAGAACAGGACAGCTTTCTTTCGGCCCTGGGGTCCGCGTGGGACTACACCAGCCGCTTCCGCCCGGTGGAAATCGGCAAGCTGGCCATCACCCAGGACGGCACCACCATTCTGGTGCCGTACAACGAAATCGTCTTCGTGGAAGCCTACGAGGACTACAGCTACGTGCACACCTCCACCGACAAGTACCTGACCTCGTACCGGCTGAAGGTGCTGGAAGGCAGACTGCGCCCGCACCGCTTCTTCCGCGTGCACCGCAAGTACCTGGTGAACCTGGACATGGTGACGGAAATTGCCTCGGTGCCGGGCGGCAACTGCATGCTGCGCACCATGGGCCGCACCCGCATCGAACTGCCCATCAGCCGCAGGCGGCTGGGCGAACTGAAAGAGATACTGGGGCTTTAG
- a CDS encoding methyl-accepting chemotaxis protein, with protein sequence MSHRLSSVRARILLLAACGIVATGLVAAIALHAMSAIRADFTRVTQHSLAGKVATLSIGKDLNYVSRLTRNIMLGSNLEKDLAGLEHTAASIREGFRALNRAADNDEVRRKVAEAEDSTMQFVEDGMVFVRGLAKLPPAERHQRYPQYQASATPLAEASRKHFDALVTHADASYAESLARFEHDLAAGRTQVLLLSAGVVAALLLLGWAIVRAIVRPLDRATAYARAVEGGRYDDLAEDEARAFSGEVGTLVGAMRAMVAQIRQRIGFAQGVLRSLPVPCVILNTDGTVQWANDSLAALSGRGGTGASLVGQPGARALPTPHAAAICDDALRRNQLRRADLPLDDEGERGADMTACPVHDLDGNPLGVMACLVDVSELRRQQRLVMERNEALAEAADNAGRVGGDVVDAARRVDESVRESLRRSDMQQARTAEVSVAVEQMNATVAEVARGATDAAGSADEALRRAAEGREVVQRAVAAIAEVDETARNLRAEMGDLAGKAEGIGRIAGVISDIADQTNLLALNAAIEAARAGDAGRGFAVVADEVRKLAEKTMTATREVEEFVRAIRESSGRSVRATEETTAIVGRATQLASGAGEALAAIHHIATDTADRVRAIATASEQQSAASEQIARSTTEIRGAADETGAALRGIGAAMDDVRRMSADLAAIVAAMQN encoded by the coding sequence ATGTCACACCGGCTGTCCAGTGTCCGCGCCCGCATCCTGCTGCTTGCCGCCTGCGGCATCGTGGCCACAGGCCTGGTGGCGGCCATCGCCCTGCACGCCATGAGCGCCATCCGCGCGGACTTCACCCGGGTGACCCAGCACAGCCTGGCGGGCAAGGTCGCCACGCTGTCCATCGGCAAGGATCTGAACTACGTCAGCCGCCTTACCCGCAACATCATGCTGGGCAGCAACCTGGAAAAGGACCTGGCCGGGCTGGAGCACACCGCCGCCTCCATCCGCGAGGGCTTCCGCGCCCTGAACCGCGCCGCCGACAACGACGAGGTCCGGCGCAAGGTGGCCGAGGCCGAGGATTCCACCATGCAGTTCGTGGAGGACGGCATGGTCTTCGTGCGGGGGCTTGCCAAGCTGCCCCCGGCGGAACGGCACCAGCGCTACCCCCAGTACCAGGCGTCCGCAACGCCGCTGGCCGAGGCCTCGCGCAAGCATTTCGACGCGCTGGTGACCCACGCCGATGCCTCGTACGCCGAAAGCCTGGCCCGCTTCGAGCATGACCTGGCCGCCGGGCGCACCCAGGTGCTGCTGCTGTCCGCCGGAGTGGTGGCCGCCTTGCTGCTGCTTGGCTGGGCCATCGTGCGGGCCATCGTGCGCCCGCTGGACCGGGCCACCGCCTACGCCCGCGCCGTGGAAGGGGGCCGCTACGACGATCTTGCCGAGGACGAGGCCCGCGCCTTTTCCGGCGAGGTGGGCACCCTTGTGGGCGCCATGCGGGCCATGGTGGCCCAGATCCGCCAACGCATCGGCTTTGCCCAGGGGGTGCTGCGCAGCCTGCCGGTGCCCTGCGTCATCCTGAACACCGACGGCACGGTGCAATGGGCCAACGACTCCCTGGCCGCGCTGTCGGGACGAGGCGGCACCGGTGCGTCACTGGTGGGGCAGCCCGGAGCGCGCGCCCTGCCCACCCCGCATGCCGCCGCCATCTGTGACGACGCCCTGCGCCGCAACCAATTGCGCCGGGCCGACCTGCCCCTGGACGACGAGGGCGAGCGCGGCGCGGACATGACCGCCTGCCCCGTGCACGACCTGGACGGCAACCCTCTGGGGGTCATGGCCTGTCTGGTGGACGTTTCCGAACTGCGCCGCCAGCAACGGCTGGTCATGGAACGCAACGAGGCCCTGGCCGAGGCCGCCGACAACGCGGGCCGGGTAGGCGGCGACGTGGTGGACGCCGCGCGCCGGGTGGACGAGAGCGTGCGCGAATCGCTGCGCCGGTCGGACATGCAGCAGGCCCGCACCGCCGAGGTTTCCGTGGCCGTGGAACAGATGAACGCCACCGTGGCCGAGGTGGCGCGCGGGGCCACCGATGCGGCCGGGTCCGCCGACGAGGCCCTGCGCCGCGCCGCCGAAGGACGCGAGGTGGTGCAGCGGGCCGTGGCCGCCATTGCCGAGGTGGACGAGACGGCCCGCAACCTGCGCGCCGAAATGGGCGACCTGGCGGGCAAGGCCGAGGGCATCGGACGCATTGCCGGGGTCATCAGCGACATCGCGGACCAGACCAACCTGCTGGCGCTCAACGCCGCCATCGAGGCGGCCCGCGCCGGTGACGCCGGGCGCGGATTTGCCGTGGTGGCCGACGAGGTGCGCAAGCTGGCCGAAAAGACCATGACCGCCACCCGCGAGGTGGAGGAATTCGTGCGGGCCATCCGGGAAAGTTCCGGTCGCAGCGTGCGCGCCACGGAAGAAACCACGGCCATCGTGGGACGGGCCACGCAACTGGCCTCGGGCGCGGGCGAGGCACTGGCGGCCATCCACCACATCGCCACGGACACGGCGGACCGGGTGCGGGCCATCGCCACGGCCAGCGAGCAGCAGTCCGCCGCCAGTGAGCAGATCGCCCGGTCCACCACCGAGATTCGCGGTGCCGCCGACGAAACCGGGGCAGCCCTGCGCGGCATCGGGGCCGCCATGGACGACGTGCGCCGCATGAGCGCGGATTTGGCGGCCATTGTCGCCGCCATGCAGAACTGA
- a CDS encoding amino acid ABC transporter permease produces the protein MIRYWLEKTWVQNAVLISLATFAIYYCGWVFDFGYEFKWSMLFTRNETYGVVMGAEILKGLANTVRISLISSALALLLGTMLGLARLSLFRPLRATATCVIEFFRNTPLLIQLFFWYFAFPAILPDNAREALFSIQFEFWCATIGLSIYTASFMAEVIRAGLQSIPKGLLEAAYSSGLSYFQVLRTIILPLAFRAIIPPLGSEFLNNMKNSSLAMVVGVAELTWHAQQVESLTFKGFEATSAATVLYLSLSLIISFILNGVNGRMRLDTAPGRSIPVLVVGALLTPLGLIRRMFIRPVTRALRARRRAAAETTYTPLAAMLHQLGGHAARAAALTGKGLFVAMLAGLLYSVGKGLLGFQWHVVFENLRSLLIWHFPTGRPDEMFLGLGGLAYSLLMAVIAISVSFFIGLAVGVGRSSSNRVFRIPCLLYIELIRGNPLIIVIFWVYFFIPVMFGTTLNVFWSATWALTAFTGAYLAEIVRTGIQNIPAGQVEAAYSTGLTYLQAMRKIVLPQALKQMIPAIVGQFIAIFKDTSLAFVLGVLELTFVAQGINNRLMIHPMEIYGTVAFLYFICCYSMSVFAARLERRLSPEKVSLRM, from the coding sequence ATGATCCGATACTGGCTGGAAAAGACCTGGGTCCAGAACGCGGTCCTCATCTCGCTGGCGACGTTCGCCATCTACTACTGCGGCTGGGTCTTCGACTTCGGCTACGAATTCAAGTGGAGCATGCTCTTCACGCGCAACGAGACCTACGGCGTGGTCATGGGCGCGGAAATCCTGAAGGGCCTTGCCAACACGGTGCGCATCTCGCTGATCAGTTCGGCCCTTGCGCTGCTGCTGGGCACCATGCTGGGCCTTGCGCGGCTCTCGCTGTTCCGCCCGCTACGTGCCACGGCCACCTGCGTCATCGAATTCTTCCGCAACACGCCACTGCTCATCCAGCTGTTCTTCTGGTATTTCGCCTTTCCGGCCATTCTGCCCGACAACGCGCGCGAGGCGCTGTTCTCCATCCAGTTCGAATTCTGGTGCGCCACCATCGGCCTGTCCATCTACACCGCCTCGTTCATGGCCGAAGTCATCCGCGCCGGGCTCCAGTCCATCCCCAAGGGGCTGCTGGAAGCGGCCTACTCCTCGGGCCTGTCCTATTTCCAGGTGCTGCGCACCATCATCCTGCCGCTGGCGTTCCGGGCCATCATTCCGCCGCTGGGCAGCGAGTTCCTGAACAACATGAAGAACTCGTCGCTGGCCATGGTGGTGGGCGTGGCGGAACTTACCTGGCATGCCCAGCAGGTGGAATCGCTGACCTTCAAGGGCTTCGAGGCCACCAGCGCCGCCACGGTGCTGTACCTTTCGCTGTCGCTGATAATCTCGTTCATCCTCAACGGGGTGAACGGACGCATGCGGCTCGACACCGCCCCCGGCCGATCGATTCCGGTGCTGGTGGTGGGCGCGCTGCTGACGCCCCTGGGGCTCATCCGCCGCATGTTCATCCGGCCCGTCACCCGCGCCCTGCGGGCCCGCCGCCGCGCCGCCGCCGAGACCACCTACACCCCGCTGGCGGCCATGCTGCACCAGTTGGGCGGTCACGCCGCCCGCGCCGCCGCGCTGACGGGCAAGGGGTTGTTCGTGGCGATGCTGGCCGGGCTGCTCTATTCGGTGGGCAAGGGGCTGCTGGGCTTTCAGTGGCACGTGGTGTTCGAAAACCTGCGCTCCCTGCTCATCTGGCACTTTCCCACCGGGCGGCCGGACGAGATGTTCCTGGGCCTTGGCGGCCTTGCCTATTCGCTGCTGATGGCCGTCATCGCCATTTCGGTCAGCTTCTTCATCGGGCTTGCCGTGGGCGTGGGGCGCTCGTCGTCCAACCGGGTGTTCCGCATCCCCTGCCTGCTGTACATCGAGCTGATTCGCGGCAACCCGCTGATCATCGTCATCTTCTGGGTGTACTTCTTCATCCCGGTCATGTTCGGCACCACGCTGAACGTGTTCTGGTCGGCCACATGGGCGCTGACGGCCTTTACCGGGGCCTACCTTGCCGAAATCGTGCGCACCGGCATCCAGAACATTCCGGCCGGTCAGGTGGAGGCGGCCTACTCCACGGGCCTCACCTACCTGCAGGCCATGCGCAAGATCGTGCTGCCCCAGGCGCTGAAACAGATGATTCCCGCCATCGTGGGCCAGTTCATCGCCATCTTCAAGGACACCTCGCTGGCCTTCGTGCTGGGCGTGCTGGAACTGACCTTCGTGGCCCAGGGCATCAACAACCGCCTGATGATCCACCCCATGGAAATCTACGGCACGGTGGCCTTCCTCTACTTCATCTGCTGCTACTCCATGTCGGTATTCGCGGCGCGGCTGGAACGCAGGCTGTCGCCGGAAAAGGTCAGCCTGCGCATGTGA
- a CDS encoding transporter substrate-binding domain-containing protein codes for MRLVKLLAMASALTVLMASVAMAGPVFDRIQKEKKIRIGIMTDSIPGAFYNEKGEWGGFDYDMATEVAKRMGVEIERVQVNNKTRIALVQSGQIDLSVSNMTHTRERDKSVDFSLTYFFDGQKILAKKGQFKSVKDMVGKKIATMQGTTSEVNVRRALKEAGDPNAETNVISFQKESECFQALQNGRVAGWSTDASILVGYAAKTPGQFELVGDFLSDEPYGMAMPQDDSALRDAVNAAIQDMWKDGTYKTIYNKWYGPGTPFEMPLAGQIEMWP; via the coding sequence ATGCGCTTGGTCAAACTGCTTGCAATGGCTTCGGCCCTGACCGTGCTGATGGCCTCCGTGGCCATGGCCGGTCCGGTCTTCGACCGCATCCAGAAGGAAAAGAAGATCCGCATCGGCATCATGACCGACTCCATCCCCGGCGCCTTCTACAATGAAAAGGGCGAATGGGGCGGCTTCGACTACGACATGGCCACCGAAGTGGCCAAGCGCATGGGCGTGGAAATCGAACGCGTCCAGGTGAACAACAAGACCCGCATCGCCCTCGTGCAGTCGGGCCAGATCGACCTTTCCGTGTCGAACATGACCCACACCCGCGAGCGCGACAAGTCGGTCGACTTTTCGCTGACCTACTTCTTCGACGGCCAGAAGATCCTGGCCAAGAAGGGCCAGTTCAAGTCCGTGAAGGACATGGTGGGCAAGAAGATCGCCACCATGCAGGGCACCACCTCCGAAGTGAACGTGCGCCGCGCCCTGAAGGAAGCTGGTGACCCCAACGCCGAAACCAACGTGATCTCCTTCCAGAAGGAATCCGAGTGCTTCCAGGCGCTGCAGAACGGCCGCGTGGCTGGCTGGTCCACCGACGCCTCGATCCTGGTCGGCTACGCCGCCAAGACCCCCGGCCAGTTCGAACTGGTGGGCGACTTCCTGTCCGACGAGCCCTACGGCATGGCCATGCCCCAGGACGATTCCGCCCTGCGTGACGCCGTGAACGCCGCCATCCAGGACATGTGGAAGGACGGCACCTACAAGACCATCTACAACAAGTGGTACGGCCCGGGCACCCCGTTCGAAATGCCGCTGGCCGGCCAGATCGAAATGTGGCCCTAA
- a CDS encoding amino acid ABC transporter ATP-binding protein encodes MIKFDHVHKWYASGLHVLQDITLEIRQGEVVVICGPSGSGKSTLIRCINKLEPIQKGHIVVDGVDINDPRTNLTMLRAEVGFVFQQFNLYPHMTVLENITLAPLLVRNTPRAEAEKTAMELLEKVNIPDKAGAYPGQLSGGQQQRVAIARGLAMKPRIMLFDEPTSALDPEMINEVLDVMRQLAREGMTMVCVTHEMGFAREVADRVIFMDQGVMVEENTPEAFFSNPVHDRTKEFLSKILTH; translated from the coding sequence GTGATCAAATTCGACCATGTGCACAAGTGGTACGCCAGCGGACTGCATGTGCTGCAGGATATCACCCTTGAAATCAGGCAGGGCGAGGTTGTCGTCATCTGCGGGCCCAGCGGGTCCGGCAAGAGCACGCTGATCCGCTGCATCAACAAGCTGGAACCCATCCAGAAAGGCCACATCGTCGTCGACGGCGTGGACATCAACGACCCGCGCACCAATCTCACCATGCTGCGCGCCGAAGTGGGCTTCGTCTTCCAGCAGTTCAACCTGTATCCGCACATGACAGTGCTGGAAAACATCACCCTGGCCCCCCTGCTGGTGCGCAACACCCCCCGCGCCGAAGCCGAAAAGACGGCCATGGAGCTGCTGGAAAAGGTGAACATTCCCGACAAGGCAGGCGCCTACCCCGGCCAGCTTTCCGGCGGGCAGCAACAGCGCGTGGCCATCGCGCGCGGCCTGGCCATGAAGCCGCGCATCATGCTGTTCGACGAACCCACCAGCGCGCTGGACCCGGAAATGATCAACGAGGTGCTCGACGTCATGCGCCAGCTTGCCCGCGAGGGCATGACCATGGTCTGCGTGACGCACGAAATGGGCTTTGCCCGTGAAGTGGCCGACCGGGTCATCTTCATGGACCAGGGCGTCATGGTGGAAGAAAACACCCCGGAAGCGTTCTTCAGCAATCCCGTCCACGACCGCACCAAGGAATTTCTCAGCAAGATTCTCACGCACTAG
- a CDS encoding sensor histidine kinase produces MTSEQPPASPVPPESPSPPSNSSPPAPPPVLGVDHVSERIRAKLADYTRYNFSARQICAFNVFFDLAQEFDALPDLYALAVLVPRILFDMQAELYVLDATGILVRRNPDMAPFADNPPQRDHLAEGPHMQDGQYRIPVRGRHADRESLPFTPVGDVLGMMVLHPAAPLTDHDRFYYEKYANRVGFQLHNRLLQMKNREHIRFIRSLVHDIGHNVIVPNMYFKLLFRQLEGKIQAMGELRETLSAGGRMPSGPEAEAIRQLGYLHERLDEQYREIYRHFLQSSLFLETLLRQSHFDQGHYVLQKTEIDIAQRVVVPQLERFRARLEEKGITVRMDMRPDCEHVRVSADVGLISQVLANLLSNAVKYTRPTPGALRQALYCRICRVADAFGPGKPGARVEVFTTGPAVSADDTPHLFEPDFRGANTLGEYGTGHGLHFVREIVDLHGGRVGYEAQEGGNAFFFMLPCDTPARD; encoded by the coding sequence ATGACGTCCGAACAGCCCCCAGCCTCTCCCGTTCCACCGGAGTCTCCCAGTCCGCCGTCCAACTCCTCTCCCCCCGCTCCGCCGCCCGTGCTGGGCGTCGACCACGTTTCCGAACGCATCCGGGCCAAACTGGCCGACTACACGCGCTACAATTTCAGCGCGCGGCAGATCTGCGCGTTCAACGTGTTCTTCGACCTGGCCCAGGAATTCGACGCCCTGCCCGACCTGTACGCCCTGGCAGTGCTGGTGCCGCGCATCCTGTTCGACATGCAGGCCGAACTGTACGTCCTGGATGCCACCGGCATTCTGGTGCGCCGCAACCCGGACATGGCCCCCTTCGCGGACAACCCGCCCCAGCGCGACCACCTGGCCGAGGGGCCGCACATGCAGGACGGGCAGTACCGCATCCCCGTGCGGGGCCGCCATGCCGATCGCGAAAGCCTGCCCTTCACCCCCGTGGGCGACGTGCTGGGCATGATGGTGCTGCACCCCGCTGCGCCGCTTACCGACCACGACCGCTTCTACTACGAAAAATACGCCAACCGCGTGGGCTTCCAGCTGCACAACCGGCTGCTGCAAATGAAGAACCGCGAGCATATCCGGTTCATCCGCAGCCTGGTGCACGACATCGGCCACAATGTCATCGTGCCCAACATGTACTTCAAGCTGCTGTTCCGGCAACTGGAAGGCAAGATACAGGCCATGGGCGAACTGCGCGAAACCCTCAGCGCGGGCGGGCGCATGCCCAGCGGGCCGGAGGCGGAAGCCATCCGCCAGTTGGGCTACCTGCACGAACGGCTGGACGAACAGTACCGCGAAATCTACCGCCACTTCCTGCAATCCAGCCTGTTTCTGGAAACGCTGCTGCGCCAGAGCCACTTCGACCAGGGGCACTACGTGCTCCAGAAGACGGAAATCGACATCGCCCAGCGGGTGGTGGTGCCGCAACTCGAACGCTTCCGGGCGCGGCTGGAGGAAAAGGGCATCACGGTGCGCATGGACATGCGCCCGGACTGCGAACACGTGCGCGTTTCCGCCGACGTGGGGCTGATCAGCCAGGTGCTGGCCAACCTGCTGTCCAACGCGGTCAAGTACACCCGCCCCACCCCGGGCGCGCTCCGCCAGGCCTTGTACTGCCGCATCTGCCGCGTGGCCGATGCCTTCGGCCCCGGCAAGCCGGGTGCGCGGGTGGAGGTGTTCACCACCGGTCCCGCCGTGTCCGCCGATGACACCCCCCACCTGTTCGAACCGGACTTCCGGGGGGCCAACACCCTTGGCGAATACGGCACCGGGCACGGCCTGCACTTTGTGCGCGAAATCGTGGACCTGCACGGCGGGCGCGTGGGCTACGAGGCGCAGGAAGGCGGCAATGCCTTCTTCTTCATGCTGCCGTGCGACACCCCGGCCCGCGATTGA